The genomic stretch aaatgcaaatgtcaCTGTCTATACTGTCAAGTGTTGCTAGAATTagttgtttgtatatttttctgtgGGTTTTGCTGgaattttgtgtgaaaggagGTGGTTCTGAGTACACCCACCTGTATGGGTGCTTCATGAATCAGTCTTGAATGTATTTTAAGTCTGTTGTATATCACTTGCTTTGagtttcattgttttcatttcatcccAAGGCAAAGGATAATTCTGTTTTCCTATTGTTATTAACACACTTTGGGCATTACAATCCACCCTCATTGGACATGTATCATCATCCTTATTCAAGTAGTTAATTGAATCAAGAACACACCCcgaataaaattattaaaatgcttttttgcaAGTAACACAAAGATTCATTGACATCCACAATAATTCTGTACTTCCAGTAGAAACTCTAATGACCATGACCAACAGTTAATTACGTCAAATAAAAGCTTTCTTTTTCATCGGGTTGACCATTTATGTCAATCCTTCTGTACGCAATAGGAATTCAATACATTTGTGTACATTTATTTCTTGTCATCTAACATCATGCAACTCATTCCTTCATTCCAGTTCTGCACGCTATCTCAGGTGCTGTGACCCCCCTCTGTGCTGTTGTGGCCTGCTGCAAAATACACTTTACTGTTTTGCTTGATGGACAGCTACTGTATCTATGTGCAGAAGGCCTCGGCTTGACTGTATTGGCTAGCTTTTGTGGATGCTTCAAGCAAAGCTTTTTGACCCAGCACAAAGTTGTACAGTATCCTTCAAACTCACAGCCCAGCCAGAAGAATGTATCAGTAAGGAATCTTGTGAGTCTGCTGTGAAAGAAGATGAACCTCAAGTGGCATCGCTACCAGAGAAGCAGCTGGCGGCTGAAAGAGCAACACCTGAAGGTGCAGAACTCGCCTTGAATGAACCTCCCTCTCCTTCTGTGAAAGAGAAAGAACTCTCTGACACCTCCGCAACTGAACAGGGTAAGCAAGACAGACAAGATGTAGCAGAAGAGGGTGCTAAGAGCCACCTGCTCGTTGAgaccaaagaaaaagaagcaaaacaatcTCTACTGACAGAGGAGTTATCAAATCTTGAGGATAAAGACAAAGAGGGAGTAATTTTATCCACCAAATCAGAAGCCCCTTTGAATGAAAGCAAGGATAAACCAGACACCATTGAGGAGACAAATAAGGAGAGCCAAGATAGTGCCAGTGACGACAGACTGCATGAGACGCCAGTAACTAACATTCAAAAAGAGGACCAAAGGCAAGAAACAGTCGAGTTAAGTCCAGAACCTGGCACTGAGTTGATAGAGACCTCGGATATTTTTGTAGAACATGAGCTTGGAGCAAAAACTTACTTTGAGACATCATCAAAAAGCCCCGAAGAGGAGTCATCACAAACCCAGAGCTATTACGAGCtcagcacagcagcagagaaaaagttAAGTGAGGAAACTGAAAGCACTGTGCAGAAGCTTGAGGAACAACAGGAGAGTAAAGTCAAAATATATCCTGGTAAAATGGCACTAGACCAAAGAAGCCTCTCCCTAAACATTAATGTTGGGTCTGTGGCAGGACAGACAGTAAAGGGAGAGAAGTCAAGAACCTTGTGTCCAATTAGTGGAAGCTTTGATGAATCTGAGGTTTACCCTTCAACACCAGCTGTGGAGAGCCAACACCAGTTTCCTCCAGCAGTCTCCATTACCCCAACTACCACCGAATCACCTGAAGATACCCCCATCAAGGCCGACACACCTTATCCCACTGATAAGCACAAATGTTTTGAGCATTCAGGCAGCCTTTCTGAAATGTTGGACCTGGCTGGAGATCTGCCTCGACCTTCATTAGAGAGAATGGAGGTTGACCACATGAGGCGAAAGTCTGTGCCCGCCAATGTGTCAGCTCTGGTGGGGAGTTCTTTGGCCAAGCTTGCTTTGGAAGATCAAACCCCGCGAGTTGTTGGAGGGGAAAGCCAGCTGGAGGAACTGGGCTACTGTGTCTTCAATGAGTACTCAGGGCCAATGCCTTCCCCTGCTGATGTACCCAGCCCCGGGGACTCTCCGCACCAACGTTTCCCTTCTATGGAGAGCGAAGCTGAGGAGGAGCTCGGGGCCACGGAAGTTGAAGGTGATCAAAAAGGAACTCAACAACAAGATCAGAAAGAAAGCATCCCGGATATTTCTCAAAAAACAGTGACTGAAAAGAAAGATCCACCAGTAAAGAGTAGCTTGATTCTTGAAAGAGCCGTGACAAGTGGAGTAAAGCCTGATCGTCTAAGAATCCCGATGACTTCTTCAAATAATAGACTAAATGAGTTTCGTTTGGAGAGTGGTCTGCCTGGTGACATAAAGATCCAAGCCATCCCAGAAGTAGATGTTGAAAAGGACCCATCCAGAGAGGCTTCTCCCATCCCACCAGACAGCTCCTTTACTTTCAGCCCTGTGGAAACTGGAAGCAAAGTTCCCCTAACACCCACCACCCCCAAGTCCCCAAATGATACGCCCTCAGAAGTCACTGGAGAGAAGACAGGGGAGGATGTCCTACCAGAGGTCAAATCAGAGAACGATCCAAAGTCGGAGACAATTAAAGAGAAACCGACAGAGGTAGACAAAGGAATGCAGAAATCTAAACAGGAGGAATCGCAAGAAAGGAAGGATGAACCAGAAAttgcaaacacagacacaccgTCAGCACCATCTCGGTCTTCAGAAGAGAGCACAGAAAAAGATGACGAAAAGATTCAAAGTGAGCATGGGACACCTACAACATTagaaagaatagaaaaagaAGAGACCCCAAAAGCTGTTCAGGATGTAATCACCGAAAAGTGCTTAGCTGAGAAAGATTCCCGAGTCCAGTTACAGGAAGCGACTACGGATAAAGTCGCACCAAAGCCACAAATATCCTCCCCAGTCATCATTATACCTCAAGCACAAGTAGAGGAAGAAGCAGACGAAGAAGATGATATTGAGATTGCCGAAGAGCCTCAAGAGGTAATGGATGACGTGCCTGTGCCCCCCAAGACTGATCAAATAGAGAAGAGTCCAATCAAGGTGAGGCTGACAGTAGGCGATCAAAGTGTCGACGAAGATCCAAAGTCTGGAGCAGAAGAATGGAGTCACAGTGCGCAAAACAGTGACGATGGGGAGCCTGCGACAGACAGTTCTCATTTGTCTCCATGCTCTGATCATGATCTTTCACAGCAACCAGATGAAGGCAATAGGGATGAGGGGATGGGAGAAGATAAAGTAAAAGATGATGCGCAGATTAGTCGAAATGAAGGGACAAAAAAGGAGGCTGAGGTGGTCGAGAGTGACCTCACAGTGGAACAGCAAGTGGAGGAAGTTGGTTCAGATGGCATGggtgaagagaaagaaaagaaaacagtggaggttgagggggaggagaggacggGTGAAGAAGTGGTGGAGGAGAAAGACATAGAGATTGCTCAGGAGGTGGAAGAGACGTCTGGTGAGCTCTGCCAGACCATTCAGGCAGCTAATGATGAAACCACCATGGACGTCTCCATCCTAGATACAGACAGTGGCTGGATGGACTCACAAGGTACCCAGAGCTTGTACAATTAATAACTTAATTGTTTAAGACACTTAATGTATATCtaacatgctttttaaatgccaaaaactaGCTTTAAGCTTGTTGATAGTAAATCATAATGTGTCTTTTGTACTAAGCTTGCTCCCAGCTAGCTAGAAATGTGGAGAATTAGTCCTCTTTCCTCTCCACTGCAGATGATGACAAAAGTATCATGACTGAGCAAATCGAAGCCCTTCCTCAGGTCCAGAGTCCTACCAGTACACCTGTGGTAGACAGACCCGCTAAACGGGCCCCTGGCAGAGGAAGGGGCCACGCTGGTACCACTGAGAGTAAAGTGTCCCGCAAAGTACCGAGCCACCATCCACCAAGAGAGGatatgaagaagaaaaaaggttcAAATTATGTGTTCAAGACGTTTTCTTTAACTTAAAACAATCtgtaatttacatttgtattttagtaaattCAACAGAAATGTAAGTTGATGTTAAGCACAGATTTGCCTCTCTGCTGTACATTTAACCCAGGTTTGCATGTTGGTATAatcctgtctctcctctctgctagTAGCTGTGAGGAGGGCTGACCAGAATAAGGTGTCAGCCCTCCAAAGTCGCTCTCCGTCTCGAAAGAGTGTAGCCAAAGTGGCAGCCAGACATCCTAGGCCTGCTCTGCTTCACGGCTCTGCTAGACGCAAGGCCACAGGTGAACACTCTTCACCGGGAATCACTGCTGTGGATAGAGAGAGTGCGACCAAATTCTAATGTACACTCTGCAACATCCCTTTAATATTTCTTATACTGGCCTcttatacataaaaaataacagaactGTTAACCAAGCtccaaatcctaaaaattgctgaattctttttttaatcctgtttGTCAATGCTGGAACATTTTACGGGTTTAAATTGGTGCTTCAAACATACAAATAACAGGTATTTTGATGACTTTGCTCTCTCTCTATTGATGGCTCTTTGAGAAATCAAGCGGGTGCAATGTAGCTGGCAAACATCATGTGCTGCGGTCTTTTTTTGAATTAGCTCAATTgcttcatgttttatgtttttgttttcattttgtcttgaAGGGAGTATATACTCGTGCTTGGCCTcatattcatgtttatttttgctcacTGATGCCTCAGTTTATTGATTGATATTTGATGATCACAGCAACtctgatttcatttttctaaTCGTTAAATGCCAATTGTATATGTTTGCTGGAAATGGTTGCATGTCGAAGGTTGCGTGTTTGGTCAG from Plectropomus leopardus isolate mb chromosome 24, YSFRI_Pleo_2.0, whole genome shotgun sequence encodes the following:
- the LOC121963023 gene encoding microtubule-associated protein 2-like isoform X1, which encodes MADGRQPDEHWSSNGQENGENGYSTYSSAYRENGYHGGAAAHPGTTVDDSANLPPSPPPSPSAEQIGPVAQAQPEECISKESCESAVKEDEPQVASLPEKQLAAERATPEGAELALNEPPSPSVKEKELSDTSATEQGKQDRQDVAEEGAKSHLLVETKEKEAKQSLLTEELSNLEDKDKEGVILSTKSEAPLNESKDKPDTIEETNKESQDSASDDRLHETPVTNIQKEDQRQETVELSPEPGTELIETSDIFVEHELGAKTYFETSSKSPEEESSQTQSYYELSTAAEKKLSEETESTVQKLEEQQESKVKIYPGKMALDQRSLSLNINVGSVAGQTVKGEKSRTLCPISGSFDESEVYPSTPAVESQHQFPPAVSITPTTTESPEDTPIKADTPYPTDKHKCFEHSGSLSEMLDLAGDLPRPSLERMEVDHMRRKSVPANVSALVGSSLAKLALEDQTPRVVGGESQLEELGYCVFNEYSGPMPSPADVPSPGDSPHQRFPSMESEAEEELGATEVEGDQKGTQQQDQKESIPDISQKTVTEKKDPPVKSSLILERAVTSGVKPDRLRIPMTSSNNRLNEFRLESGLPGDIKIQAIPEVDVEKDPSREASPIPPDSSFTFSPVETGSKVPLTPTTPKSPNDTPSEVTGEKTGEDVLPEVKSENDPKSETIKEKPTEVDKGMQKSKQEESQERKDEPEIANTDTPSAPSRSSEESTEKDDEKIQSEHGTPTTLERIEKEETPKAVQDVITEKCLAEKDSRVQLQEATTDKVAPKPQISSPVIIIPQAQVEEEADEEDDIEIAEEPQEVMDDVPVPPKTDQIEKSPIKVRLTVGDQSVDEDPKSGAEEWSHSAQNSDDGEPATDSSHLSPCSDHDLSQQPDEGNRDEGMGEDKVKDDAQISRNEGTKKEAEVVESDLTVEQQVEEVGSDGMGEEKEKKTVEVEGEERTGEEVVEEKDIEIAQEVEETSGELCQTIQAANDETTMDVSILDTDSGWMDSQDDDKSIMTEQIEALPQVQSPTSTPVVDRPAKRAPGRGRGHAGTTESKVSRKVPSHHPPREDMKKKKAVRRADQNKVSALQSRSPSRKSVAKVAARHPRPALLHGSARRKATGMESHQPLSVAHQSRERTTERAYRSPEKRSSLPRPAKSLTRHIPAAEQEDSTPSRPTSIQSRADSRSGRTPGMAGTESARSRSVRSGASTPGSSAVTPGTPPSYSCRTPGSRTPGSHTPKSFSVLQEKKVAVIRTPPKSPSSAQRQLKVLNQPLPDLKNVKSKIGSTSNLKHQPKGGQVMIPSVKLDFSHVQAKCGSLDKIQHAAGGGNVQIQSKKIDLSHITSKCGSMSNIHHRPGGGNVRIENVKLDFKDKAQAKVGSLGNTSHVPGGGNVMIESHKLSFRETAKARVDHGAEIIITHSPGIETGGTSPRLSSSGSINMMESPQLSTLAQDVTAALAKQGL
- the LOC121963023 gene encoding microtubule-associated protein 2-like isoform X3, with amino-acid sequence MADGRQPDEHWSSNGQENGENGYSTYSSAYRENGYHGGAAAHPGTTVDDSANLPPSPPPSPSAEQIGPVAQAQPEECISKESCESAVKEDEPQVASLPEKQLAAERATPEGAELALNEPPSPSVKEKELSDTSATEQGKQDRQDVAEEGAKSHLLVETKEKEAKQSLLTEELSNLEDKDKEGVILSTKSEAPLNESKDKPDTIEETNKESQDSASDDRLHETPVTNIQKEDQRQETVELSPEPGTELIETSDIFVEHELGAKTYFETSSKSPEEESSQTQSYYELSTAAEKKLSEETESTVQKLEEQQESKVKIYPGKMALDQRSLSLNINVGSVAGQTVKGEKSRTLCPISGSFDESEVYPSTPAVESQHQFPPAVSITPTTTESPEDTPIKADTPYPTDKHKCFEHSGSLSEMLDLAGDLPRPSLERMEVDHMRRKSVPANVSALVGSSLAKLALEDQTPRVVGGESQLEELGYCVFNEYSGPMPSPADVPSPGDSPHQRFPSMESEAEEELGATEVEGDQKGTQQQDQKESIPDISQKTVTEKKDPPVKSSLILERAVTSGVKPDRLRIPMTSSNNRLNEFRLESGLPGDIKIQAIPEVDVEKDPSREASPIPPDSSFTFSPVETGSKVPLTPTTPKSPNDTPSEVTGEKTGEDVLPEVKSENDPKSETIKEKPTEVDKGMQKSKQEESQERKDEPEIANTDTPSAPSRSSEESTEKDDEKIQSEHGTPTTLERIEKEETPKAVQDVITEKCLAEKDSRVQLQEATTDKVAPKPQISSPVIIIPQAQVEEEADEEDDIEIAEEPQEVMDDVPVPPKTDQIEKSPIKVRLTVGDQSVDEDPKSGAEEWSHSAQNSDDGEPATDSSHLSPCSDHDLSQQPDEGNRDEGMGEDKVKDDAQISRNEGTKKEAEVVESDLTVEQQVEEVGSDGMGEEKEKKTVEVEGEERTGEEVVEEKDIEIAQEVEETSGELCQTIQAANDETTMDVSILDTDSGWMDSQDDDKSIMTEQIEALPQVQSPTSTPVVDRPAKRAPGRGRGHAGTTESKVSRKVPSHHPPREDMKKKKAVRRADQNKVSALQSRSPSRKSVAKVAARHPRPALLHGSARRKATGMESHQPLSVAHQSRERTTERAYRSPEKRSSLPRPAKSLTRHIPAAEQEDSTPSRPTSIQSRADSRSGRTPGMAGTESARSRSVRSGASTPGSSAVTPGTPPSYSCRTPGSRTPGSHTPKSFSVLQEKKVAVIRTPPKSPSSAQRQLKVLNQPLPDLKNVKSKIGSTSNLKHQPKGGQVQIQSKKIDLSHITSKCGSMSNIHHRPGGGNVRIENVKLDFKDKAQAKVGSLGNTSHVPGGGNVMIESHKLSFRETAKARVDHGAEIIITHSPGIETGGTSPRLSSSGSINMMESPQLSTLAQDVTAALAKQGL
- the LOC121963023 gene encoding microtubule-associated protein 2-like isoform X2; amino-acid sequence: MADGRQPDEHWSSNGQENGENGYSTYSSAYRENGYHGGAAAHPGTTVDDSANLPPSPPPSPSAEQIGPVAQAQPEECISKESCESAVKEDEPQVASLPEKQLAAERATPEGAELALNEPPSPSVKEKELSDTSATEQGKQDRQDVAEEGAKSHLLVETKEKEAKQSLLTEELSNLEDKDKEGVILSTKSEAPLNESKDKPDTIEETNKESQDSASDDRLHETPVTNIQKEDQRQETVELSPEPGTELIETSDIFVEHELGAKTYFETSSKSPEEESSQTQSYYELSTAAEKKLSEETESTVQKLEEQQESKVKIYPGKMALDQRSLSLNINVGSVAGQTVKGEKSRTLCPISGSFDESEVYPSTPAVESQHQFPPAVSITPTTTESPEDTPIKADTPYPTDKHKCFEHSGSLSEMLDLAGDLPRPSLERMEVDHMRRKSVPANVSALVGSSLAKLALEDQTPRVVGGESQLEELGYCVFNEYSGPMPSPADVPSPGDSPHQRFPSMESEAEEELGATEVEGDQKGTQQQDQKESIPDISQKTVTEKKDPPVKSSLILERAVTSGVKPDRLRIPMTSSNNRLNEFRLESGLPGDIKIQAIPEVDVEKDPSREASPIPPDSSFTFSPVETGSKVPLTPTTPKSPNDTPSEVTGEKTGEDVLPEVKSENDPKSETIKEKPTEVDKGMQKSKQEESQERKDEPEIANTDTPSAPSRSSEESTEKDDEKIQSEHGTPTTLERIEKEETPKAVQDVITEKCLAEKDSRVQLQEATTDKVAPKPQISSPVIIIPQAQVEEEADEEDDIEIAEEPQEVMDDVPVPPKTDQIEKSPIKVRLTVGDQSVDEDPKSGAEEWSHSAQNSDDGEPATDSSHLSPCSDHDLSQQPDEGNRDEGMGEDKVKDDAQISRNEGTKKEAEVVESDLTVEQQVEEVGSDGMGEEKEKKTVEVEGEERTGEEVVEEKDIEIAQEVEETSGELCQTIQAANDETTMDVSILDTDSGWMDSQDDDKSIMTEQIEALPQVQSPTSTPVVDRPAKRAPGRGRGHAGTTESKVSRKVPSHHPPREDMKKKKAVRRADQNKVSALQSRSPSRKSVAKVAARHPRPALLHGSARRKATGMESHQPLSVAHQSRERTTERAYRSPEKRSSLPRPAKSLTRHIPAAEQEDSTPSRPTCTESARSRSVRSGASTPGSSAVTPGTPPSYSCRTPGSRTPGSHTPKSFSVLQEKKVAVIRTPPKSPSSAQRQLKVLNQPLPDLKNVKSKIGSTSNLKHQPKGGQVMIPSVKLDFSHVQAKCGSLDKIQHAAGGGNVQIQSKKIDLSHITSKCGSMSNIHHRPGGGNVRIENVKLDFKDKAQAKVGSLGNTSHVPGGGNVMIESHKLSFRETAKARVDHGAEIIITHSPGIETGGTSPRLSSSGSINMMESPQLSTLAQDVTAALAKQGL